The Primulina eburnea isolate SZY01 chromosome 8, ASM2296580v1, whole genome shotgun sequence genome contains a region encoding:
- the LOC140837633 gene encoding protein trichome birefringence-like 19: MEPPFPKYLTIGKKTKDISIILSLALVLITVFCLYNPYLLKYPSLAIYKNSDDDVETTEQCDISRGEWIPHPDAPHYTNTTCWAIHEHQNCMKYGRPDSDFIKWRWKPDGCALPEFNPSQFLDMVRDKSLAFVGDSVGRNQMQSMICLLSRVEYPIDVSTSSDQYFKRWRYVNYNFTLAAFWTPFLVRSQERGSHGPTHTGLFNLYLDEFDHSWTTQIDDFDYVILNSGHWLTRTAVYYENRSVVGCHYCQLPNITELKMSYAYRRVFRTALKAINGREHFKGVTFLRTFSPSHFEGGLWNEGGNCVRTRPFRSNETVLEGVGLEFYTIQLEEFSFAERERKKRLRLLDTTHAMLLRPDGHPSRYGHWPDENVTLYNDCVHWCLPGPIDSWAEFLFHLLKLEARISRGKKIFI; this comes from the exons ATGGAGCCTCCATTTCCCAAATACCTGACCATAGGTAAAAAAACAAAGGACATTTCCATTATATTATCCCTAGCATTAGTCCTCATCACCGTTTTCTGTCTATATAATCCATATCTGCTTAAATATCCTTCATTAGCAATCTACAAAAACTCAGATGACGATGTTGAAACAACTGAACAGTGTGATATCTCCAGAGGGGAATGGATCCCTCATCCGGATGCTCCGCATTACACGAATACGACGTGCTGGGCGATCCATGAGCACCAGAACTGTATGAAATACGGGAGACCCGATTCGGATTTCATCAAGTGGAGGTGGAAACCGGACGGCTGTGCTTTGCCGGAGTTTAACCCGTCTCAGTTCCTGGATATGGTCCGGGATAAGTCTTTGGCATTTGTTGGGGATTCTGTAGGGAGGAACCAAATGCAATCCATGATATGTCTACTATCCAGG GTGGAATATCCGATCGACGTTTCGACCTCATCAGACCAGTACTTCAAACGCTGGAGATACGTTAATTATAACTTCACCCTCGCTGCCTTCTGGACGCCGTTCCTGGTCCGATCGCAAGAACGAGGCTCCCACGGCCCGACTCATACCGGTCTCTTCAACCTCTATCTCGACGAGTTCGACCACTCATGGACCACTCAAATCGACGATTTCGATTATGTCATCCTCAACTCCGGCCACTGGCTCACTCGCACCGCCGTCTACTACGAGAACCGCAGCGTCGTTGGCTGCCACTACTGCCAGCTCCCCAACATCACCGAGCTCAAAATGAGTTACGCCTACCGTCGCGTGTTCCGCACCGCGCTTAAAGCTATCAACGGAAGAGAACATTTCAAAGGAGTGACGTTTTTGCGTACCTTTTCTCCTTCGCATTTTGAAGGCGGATTGTGGAACGAAGGCGGGAACTGCGTGAGGACGCGGCCGTTCCGCAGCAACGAGACGGTGCTGGAGGGTGTAGGTTTGGAGTTTTACACGATCCAACTGGAAGAATTTAGCTTTGCGGAAAGGGAAAGGAAGAAGAGATTGAGATTACTGGATACGACGCATGCGATGCTCTTGAGGCCCGATGGGCATCCGAGTAGATACGGGCACTGGCCCGATGAGAATGTGACTTTGTATAACGATTGCGTGCATTGGTGCTTACCCGGCCCGATTGATTCTTGGGCCGAATTTTTGTTTCACTTGTTAAAGTTGGAGGCCCGAATATCTCGAGGcaagaaaattttcatttaa